AGAAGCTCAGAAGAGTGAGAGGCGATGATTAATTATTCGAGATGGTCACTGCTTTTTTTGTTAACGGTTCGACATCCCAAAAACGCTTCTGCAggctaattatatatttttttagataatcccacaaaaataaattatgttttgtCTAGTAATTGACTATAATTAGTGCTTAATTTATCCTATTCGATCCATCGGATTAATCTATAATTAATAATTAGTGCTTATAATTAATAGCTCAAAATTTTGTGCCTATATATAGATAACTTCTAAAGGATACCACTTGTGCCCAACACCACAAAGAGGTGTCATACCACTATTGGTGTAATCCTATATCTTATATTGGGTCTCACACATGCATTTTAATTTAATAACTATTATGagatatagttaattaattatatgatgacatctcatgtggtgttggacaccttaaTGTCCAAATAACAACACTCATATATATAAGTCATGCAAGTTTATTATCGCGTTGAATTAGTAGATATAGTTACGTATGTGGTCATACTAAGCTATGatgtatatataaaaagtgtgtagataacaatttttttttattttaacggaATTTTTGTttactttaacggaatattataaatatttaacagaatatacatttaaaagtttttgaaaatgtatatttattaattatattaatataaatttcaatattattattataataatactcaATACAAAAAACTAGATGTTTAATAATTTTATTGATAtagattaaaatattataaaacatcattattataataatatataatatatactatataatttttattatttatatttatatttataaagaaaacatatataatcatattaaataacaataaatattataaatgtattatatatacgtgtcatatgttttatacattaaatagtttatgttattttaaaatgttatcatatattttttttaaaaaatcataaacaatatttagGTTAGGttgaatttttcttttaatatgtttatgttattattctatataaatatatataatattatttatttatttaaaatttatatgacaatcataaaaaattaataaatatatttaatatattttttaaataaaactaaacaaatatgcattttacatttttatatttatactAGTTATAAGcaatgtgcaatgcacgtttgcttagttttaaagttataaatattgtctataattataataaaaaccGGTTcgctatttaaaaaaatatatgtaatagaatgaattataattctatagtatatatacgtatttatatcaataatctctacatatataacatttaaacacaatgttgacatatatatatatttatatatatatatatacatatatatatttacatgactacatgatatatatataaaatacaataataattaaaaagaaattaataatagaaataaaataagaataaaaaagtaATAGTGTAGATATTAGTATATATGCATCAagtatttttagtttctaatatgtCTTGCAATGTCCTTTGgcgaatttgatgaagaaaaagagctttaatcacttgataaaaaaaactatcatataaatttataagataaaaaaacgatatgtatgcctttattatttttaaagaaatatgatttaattatttaaattatcattagatatctttaaaatattatattttaatttatttatttttgtttaagtttatgcttgttctagtttttgaattagGCAGTGAcaataaaagattatatattatatgtttaatataatattaagtttaattaaattttatttaagttataaaatatatgattttattatttttaaataattatcattgtaaaatatctcacaaatattttattttaatttgtttaattatttatttatttaagtttaagtcatgtttacaatctactactaaatataaaaatattatgttaaatacaAGAATATCCTATtaaaattaacaagaaaaaattaaaaaaccgttaaaacaaaaaatttacttTATCTAcccactttttatataaaagagatacgAGTGATTTGAATGCTATAAGCTTAAGCACGAAGTTTTACTTATATCTTCtagcatatatataataattaagagTTTTATATTAGATATTTATAATATACCGTTAAATccaatatattatatacatatattttatatgtatACTACAAATCCATGGATAAGTTACATACCTTAAATTTAATTTTCTcaagttcatatatatatatatatatatatttaaaaaaaaagaacttaTCTTTTCTGATTCTCTTgaagatgatagagaaaggaaaACAACTACTTAATTATATTGGCATAATTTAGTaacaatcacacacaaatgcgAACTAGACTTTAATAAATCCTCACCTTCAAagtttttactttttattataatggagtaaaaataaatattaatatatataattaagcaATCAGCACTCTATAATATCATGATATACCATCATTTAAATTTCTGGTAAAATTAGTAAAAAATAAGTTTCACCCATAATTTCAATGGGATTGATCTTGTTTAATTAGTAAAACAAAtgcaatataaatatttattatatataaatacctATGATCAATACAAAtaatctcatatatatatattattaatatatagcgATAAATAAAGTAGcgtcttcttttcttttctcttttttgttCATGTGCCAATTTTGTAATATTGCCACAAATACAGTActcatacatatataataatctCATCACCAGCTGAGATAGAGAAGACTAAGAGAGAATTAATGCATAGTTTAGAGAGAGCTGAGTTCTTTCACTCATTCACAATATAACCATATTTTTACGAAAAATatatgttgatatatatatatccataaaTATCAACTCCTCATAACAAACTACAGTATAcgtatatatacgtatatatacgTATACGTAGCAATACTAAAGCCCCTCATCTTCTCTCGATCGATCGAGCTCGATATCCCTTATCCAATATATCTCATCATCAGTAGTCATCACTTTGATCTTAACAAATTCCTTCATTTCTCAAATACGCATATCCCAAAGTCACAGTCAGCCGAGCTCGAGTTCAAGAACGCGTTCAACCTGTTCCCTTCATCTACGCTACTCTGCGCCAACAACATAAACGCCGTCGTTTCTGGGTCTTGAACATGACTACCTCCAAAGATTGACGACGACGACTGATTACTGTTACGATGATCGCCGTGTTCTTGATCATCTTGACTCAACTGCGAAGCCACAAACTTGTCCAGTGCTCTCCAATCAGTCGTAGTCACTGCTTTCTTGGCAATATGACTAATACTTTGGTCTTCTTCTTCGTTGACTACTTCTGATACCAAAGCAGAAACCGAACTGGGCCTCTTCAGGGGGAGAGAGGGGCTCTCAAGCTGAGGAAGTTGTTGAAcaaattgatgatgatgatgatgatgaagaagaagatgatcagctggattattgttattattagtGCTATTGTTTTGCAGAAGATTATTGAAGCTTAATAAGCTATCGGCTTCTAACTCTTGTTTACACATGAAGCTCTGTGGTGGTGACAAGAAGTTGTGGCGATGAGGATTGTTGTTGTGCCTTGAGATATAATCGATTTGTTCGGCCACTGAGCTCACTCCGGCGCTTGGTTCGTCGTACAAGTAACCTGGTTCCCACCCTTCTATGGTTTTGGTTTGACCAGTGCTAGTTGACCGTTTCTTGAATGCTCTGCACACCACCCACCCTTCTTCctgaaattaaattaaaaatataataaatttcaTTACGTGAGAAAAATCGAGACATGTATAGGAAAAAGGTGAGTAGAGATAACAGTTCCAAACTTCTTTAAATTTGGCTTTTAAATTTGAAAGTTGGTCAACAATAATGTTTCTGTGGGTTTGGTAAAGAAGAGTTAATACGAAGTAGAGATTGTCAAAGTGATTTTATCTTTTGACAAAAAATGAgtgaataaagaaaagaaaagaaaacctaATACTGAAAAGGGAAAGAAATATCGATCGAAAGCAATTACTTTTTTGACTTGAGAGACTCGAAACGCGGACATACTAGTGGTTAACAAGTACTCTACATATGTTCAAATCAAAGGTGTGAAATATTATATATGTTCATGTAGCTTAGTCAACTATAAGAGAGCAAAAATAAGTTACGACACCCCACCTTTTTCAACATGAAAAAAAGTATTCCAAAATATCAAATTGATATGGATCATCAGATTGATATACTTTATAATAATCATCCAATACTACCAACATTAAGTGAttcaaatatatatgtatttatactTGCCTGTGGAGGACCATTCTCGTCGGATTCAAGTCTGTATTCATGCATAATCCAGTCAGTTTTCTGTCCATTTGGGGCTCTTCCTTTATAGAAAACAAGGGTTTTCCTCATTCCAATGAGCCTTGCCTTATCATAAACCGCTTTGTCTCTTCCTGTTGCTTTCCAAAACCCGGCCATGGTAGCTCTATTAGTTCTTGTTCCAGTTGGATACTTCTTATCCTTGTGGCTAAAGAAGTACCACTCGTTTTGCTCTTCATACCCGATCCGACATCTCTCTGTATATATATAATCATTATCGATCATTATATAACAAGAAgaaatgtatacatatatatatgatcTGATCTTTCTGTTGACAGTACAAGAAGAAGAAACcctagtatttatatatatatttatataccttGTAGATCCCATGGTTCGATTCTGTAAAGATCAATATCTCTGATAACATCAAGATCGATCTTCTGGGAAGCGACCTTCTTCCTGAGATAATACCCAACGAGCTCTTCATCAGTGGGATGGAACCTGAATCCGGGTGGGACACTACTGGACTCCATGGACTCCATTGTAGGGTACTCTGGTACTTATTAATAATAATACTATTACTGCAACTGCATCAAATTCACCACCAAAATTAACACTCATCAACACTACTAAGCTTTACTTTCATCATCTTTAAATCATAACGATGTGAAGCTTATAAAGACACacgaagaagagaagagagaaggaaacaaaaaaaaaagaaaaaaagaaagacttGGGAAataggttaaaaaaaaaaaaaagttctaaTAAAAAGGAATAATATGAACCTTCCAAATTATTATGTAGGTGACAAGTGTTATCAGAGATAATCATAAGCTCATTTGGTGGTGAACAACACcctcttattttcttttttttggtCCCTCTCATAGTATATAAGCGCGTGTTATAAACAAGACCCATTATTTggtgtaaaaaaaatatatttttattaaaaaaaaaggtgAAAAGGTGAAGAGAGAAACCaaatgatgaatttttttttttttttttgataaaaaccaagagaagagagagagaggtggaATTAAGCTTAGTCTATAGCCTGAGAAACGGACAACTAGAGGTTTGTGCTAATGATGTTGTCTTGTGTTGGTGAATGGTGGAAATGATGCACCAAGAACGGGGTtctaattaaatataaatacatatatatatttacacaaaaatatttcatataatataaatcTTATATAtgcttaatttaaaaaaaaaaaaatgattttgatGAGAGGTGGATGACGTAATCATAAATTAGCACGCGTTTGTTCGAAAGGGGAAAAGTTATGGAATTGGAGTTTTTAGTGTGTATAGATTAGAGAGgagagaataataataataataagggaaaAAAGAAAACGAAAAGGGGTTGATGAGAAAGGGAAATGACTCTGAGTCTGAGAGCAGTGTCTCATTGTTGAAACGGGGGACTCTTCTGACTCTTTTGTCTCTTTGTCGAGAATTTTCATGGCACAGTATGTGATCTCATCGCTCCTTTTTCGAGTTGCTTCGATCGATGATAAACTAAACTCGACTCGACTCGATCGTAGGAGAGAAAGAGAATAAAAATGCTGCTGCTGCTGACCCCCACTATAGAACAGAACAGGATAACACTTAGGCTATATAGCTATACTATAATAACATGCATTTTTGGCTCATATTACTTATTCTTTTTATTAACTATACTCCTTCAGTGACTGGATTTTCTGAACCTTTCTCTTTCTCAGCTCAGTCTCTCATGTTTGTAGCTGCCTAGGCTATACCATCAGGGTCAAACTTGGACCCTGCTAATTAGTCTTGTTTTTATTACCCTAAAAACCAAGGAAAGATAATAAACTGAAGAAAAGGTTCAGAGATAATAGAAGG
The genomic region above belongs to Humulus lupulus chromosome 1, drHumLupu1.1, whole genome shotgun sequence and contains:
- the LOC133812742 gene encoding NAC domain-containing protein 37-like, whose product is MESMESSSVPPGFRFHPTDEELVGYYLRKKVASQKIDLDVIRDIDLYRIEPWDLQERCRIGYEEQNEWYFFSHKDKKYPTGTRTNRATMAGFWKATGRDKAVYDKARLIGMRKTLVFYKGRAPNGQKTDWIMHEYRLESDENGPPQEEGWVVCRAFKKRSTSTGQTKTIEGWEPGYLYDEPSAGVSSVAEQIDYISRHNNNPHRHNFLSPPQSFMCKQELEADSLLSFNNLLQNNSTNNNNNPADHLLLHHHHHHQFVQQLPQLESPSLPLKRPSSVSALVSEVVNEEEDQSISHIAKKAVTTTDWRALDKFVASQLSQDDQEHGDHRNSNQSSSSIFGGSHVQDPETTAFMLLAQSSVDEGNRLNAFLNSSSADCDFGICVFEK